Proteins encoded by one window of Methanocalculus alkaliphilus:
- a CDS encoding HAD family hydrolase, whose translation MTIAVVFDSAGTLLRTYRAAKDVFEGTLLGDVESTTLTFDDADRILILINVHSEDVMKGDKDQLLSAFLRDHCIDFGVSCGRKVITQDDVAAILYHEEHAVVGDLQETIRDVWVRCSKQKTIMAINSGAILNIRTRSIEFTLTAGGSPFPGAKETITRLHQMGVATFIASGDRGSKLERMGDYLGIPRDRIYGVATPTMKAQIVQDLKKEYSTVLMVGDGINDLRAMRESDIAILSEQQPGERIEALFNTADYVITEVCEVIGIVEGIARVEPGSSVPI comes from the coding sequence ATGACGATTGCAGTAGTCTTTGATAGTGCCGGAACCCTCCTGCGGACATACCGGGCCGCAAAGGATGTATTTGAAGGCACACTCCTTGGGGATGTCGAGAGTACGACGCTCACCTTCGATGATGCCGACCGGATACTCATCCTCATCAATGTCCATTCCGAGGATGTGATGAAAGGGGATAAAGATCAGCTTCTCTCAGCGTTTCTTCGAGATCATTGTATCGACTTTGGGGTCTCCTGTGGACGTAAGGTTATCACACAGGATGATGTAGCCGCTATACTCTATCATGAGGAGCATGCTGTTGTTGGTGATCTTCAGGAGACGATCCGGGATGTATGGGTCAGGTGCAGCAAGCAGAAGACGATTATGGCCATCAACTCCGGTGCGATCCTCAACATCAGGACGAGATCCATCGAATTCACCCTGACAGCCGGTGGGAGCCCGTTCCCGGGTGCAAAGGAGACGATAACGCGCCTGCACCAGATGGGGGTTGCCACCTTCATCGCCTCCGGGGATCGGGGCTCAAAACTTGAGAGGATGGGTGATTATCTTGGCATTCCCCGTGACCGGATCTATGGGGTCGCCACCCCGACGATGAAGGCACAGATCGTACAGGATCTGAAGAAAGAGTATAGTACAGTGCTGATGGTCGGGGATGGGATCAATGACCTCCGTGCAATGCGGGAGTCGGATATCGCCATACTCTCTGAGCAGCAGCCCGGCGAGCGGATCGAAGCCCTCTTCAATACTGCAGACTACGTCATCACTGAGGTATGTGAGGTGATCGGTATCGTCGAAGGGATAGCACGCGTCGAACCTGGCAGCTCTGTTCCCATATAA
- a CDS encoding ribose 1,5-bisphosphate isomerase: MPLTTTAEAIRSMEIRGAGRIARAAAAALRDHAGTITTDDLRDFRDEMYQAAYLLRSTRPTAVSLPNAIHIVMRDLRTAGDATDARSGIIRNAGAFIRSSEEAVRTIGMIGANQIRDGDTILTHCNSEAALACIIEAKRQGKEIEVFATEVRPWNQGRLTIEALNHHEIPTHFIVDSAVRFFINDVDLAIAGADAISADGSVINKIGTSQIALAAHEARTKMIIAAETYKFAPRSSIGLEIPVEERPGSEVLPDEIAQKYPFVRVRNPVFDRTPGTYIDLIVTEEGVIPPEYAPVIIREHLGWQVSDFEEEFRQM, encoded by the coding sequence ATGCCTCTTACTACGACAGCCGAAGCTATCAGGTCGATGGAGATCCGGGGTGCCGGACGTATAGCGCGTGCAGCAGCTGCCGCGCTCCGTGACCATGCAGGGACGATCACCACAGACGATCTCAGGGATTTCAGGGACGAGATGTATCAGGCAGCGTATCTCCTCCGATCCACCCGCCCGACTGCCGTATCGCTCCCAAATGCCATCCATATTGTTATGAGGGATCTCAGAACGGCAGGAGATGCAACCGATGCGCGCAGCGGGATTATCAGAAATGCCGGGGCGTTCATCAGATCCTCAGAGGAGGCGGTCAGGACGATCGGCATGATCGGAGCCAACCAGATCAGGGACGGCGACACCATTCTGACCCACTGCAACTCCGAAGCTGCTCTCGCCTGTATCATCGAGGCGAAGAGACAGGGGAAAGAGATAGAGGTCTTTGCAACCGAGGTGCGCCCCTGGAACCAGGGGAGGCTGACCATCGAGGCTCTTAACCATCATGAGATACCGACACATTTCATCGTCGATTCGGCAGTCCGGTTCTTCATCAATGATGTCGATCTCGCCATTGCAGGTGCTGATGCCATCTCTGCAGATGGATCGGTGATCAATAAGATTGGAACCTCACAGATCGCCCTTGCGGCCCATGAAGCCCGGACGAAGATGATCATCGCAGCTGAGACCTACAAATTCGCACCCCGGTCAAGTATCGGCCTTGAGATCCCGGTAGAGGAGAGGCCGGGATCAGAGGTGCTTCCTGATGAGATCGCGCAGAAATATCCCTTTGTCAGGGTGCGTAATCCGGTCTTTGACAGGACACCCGGGACCTATATCGATCTCATCGTCACCGAGGAGGGGGTCATTCCACCCGAATATGCACCGGTAATCATCAGGGAGCACCTTGGATGGCAGGTATCGGATTTTGAGGAGGAGTTCCGGCAAATGTAA
- the dapF gene encoding diaminopimelate epimerase has translation MGIEFVKLQGNGNDFILIDEMNGEVIPEEMKPKFAMLFCDRRFGIGGDGVLFISKSETADIRMRLLQPDESEAEMCGNGIRCLVRYASDREYVGEECTVETMAGIMPVKLGYTDEGDFFATITMPIPAFARSEIPATGESDADYSEEIATYQVYAVNTGVPHAVVFVSEIGAIDPGQIGPVIRNHQTFPKGANVNFVEKVADSTLRIRTFERGVESETMSCGTGATASAAVARKLGYVGNDVLVETKGGPLRISFGETVTMTGPAESVFIGMIQL, from the coding sequence ATGGGTATTGAATTTGTCAAATTACAGGGGAATGGCAATGATTTCATCCTCATCGACGAGATGAATGGAGAGGTCATTCCGGAAGAGATGAAGCCGAAGTTTGCGATGTTATTCTGTGACCGCAGGTTCGGGATAGGCGGGGATGGTGTCCTCTTCATCTCAAAGTCAGAGACTGCGGATATCAGGATGCGCCTCCTTCAGCCTGACGAGTCGGAGGCAGAGATGTGCGGAAACGGAATCCGTTGCCTCGTCAGGTACGCTTCTGACCGGGAATATGTCGGAGAGGAGTGTACGGTTGAGACGATGGCAGGCATCATGCCGGTGAAACTCGGATATACCGATGAGGGGGACTTCTTTGCAACAATTACGATGCCGATTCCGGCATTTGCCAGAAGTGAGATTCCAGCGACCGGAGAATCAGATGCCGACTATTCTGAGGAGATTGCCACCTATCAGGTCTATGCGGTCAATACCGGAGTCCCTCATGCAGTCGTCTTCGTCAGTGAGATAGGTGCCATCGATCCCGGGCAGATCGGTCCCGTCATCAGGAATCACCAGACCTTCCCAAAAGGTGCAAATGTCAACTTTGTCGAGAAGGTCGCCGACAGCACCCTCCGGATCCGGACATTCGAGCGCGGTGTCGAGAGTGAGACGATGTCCTGCGGAACGGGTGCAACGGCATCAGCGGCAGTCGCCCGAAAACTCGGCTATGTCGGCAACGACGTTCTGGTCGAGACGAAGGGCGGCCCGCTCCGAATTTCGTTTGGCGAGACAGTGACGATGACCGGACCCGCAGAGTCGGTCTTCATCGGTATGATCCAGCTCTGA
- the radB gene encoding DNA repair and recombination protein RadB — translation MEINRVRTGSPDLDRILGGGLERRMITQIYGEPGSGKSTLALMAAVATLREGEGVIFFDTEGFSPDRFTQVAGGDDPAADLATRLFLYEPIDFAEQGVMILDAEKIFQKKKIGLIVLDSATALYRSEMERRGDALKVLGRQMIDLLSLTRKHEIPALITNQVYMDVTTNRFSGLGGTSLSHISKAIIRIERREEKRRAIVVKHRSRPEGEYFDFIITGDGIRIC, via the coding sequence GTGGAGATAAACCGGGTACGAACCGGAAGCCCCGATCTTGACCGCATCCTCGGCGGCGGCCTTGAGCGGAGGATGATCACCCAGATCTATGGGGAGCCGGGGAGCGGGAAGAGCACCCTCGCCCTGATGGCTGCGGTTGCAACCCTCAGGGAGGGGGAGGGGGTCATCTTCTTCGATACCGAAGGCTTCTCTCCGGATCGCTTCACCCAGGTAGCAGGAGGTGATGATCCTGCGGCGGATCTCGCAACCCGGCTCTTCCTCTATGAACCAATCGACTTTGCCGAACAGGGTGTGATGATCCTTGATGCAGAGAAGATCTTTCAAAAGAAGAAGATCGGGCTGATTGTTCTCGACTCTGCCACAGCCCTTTACCGCTCAGAGATGGAACGGCGTGGTGACGCGCTCAAGGTACTTGGGAGACAGATGATCGATCTCCTCTCGCTCACCCGCAAGCATGAGATCCCGGCGCTCATCACCAATCAGGTGTATATGGATGTCACCACAAACCGGTTCTCGGGCCTTGGAGGCACCTCACTCTCCCATATCTCAAAGGCGATCATCAGGATCGAACGGAGGGAGGAGAAGAGGCGTGCAATCGTCGTGAAACACCGTTCACGGCCGGAAGGGGAATATTTTGATTTTATCATCACCGGAGACGGCATTCGGATCTGCTGA
- the larC gene encoding nickel pincer cofactor biosynthesis protein LarC, whose protein sequence is MRTILFDPANGAAGDMIIGALLDAGADEELVRRAMASVVGEPVITKVKRRGITATYIQTCAEDCTRTLEEVLDRLSMADAPDEAKNMAERVFQRIHAAEVRVHGDHPHFHEVGADDAIADVVGACTALLSLSPDTIPVLPVPLGMGTINSAHGRMPVPAPATAYILQDSGLTVRPSMEETGELTTPTGAALLAEFFSSFAGEAPADGTIASIGYGAGTRDPPDRPNILRVMILESGGFGVWVDILETNVDDADGEVIAATIARLHREGARDASASPLIMKKGRPGHLIRVICRQEDSERLALILAEELGTLGVRCIPSVHRFIADRRFITVRLPEGDEIGVKVGSWKGETLTVKAEFDAVLAAAVRQGRPVREVKWQAEDAARKELERWR, encoded by the coding sequence ATGCGGACAATCCTCTTTGATCCGGCGAATGGTGCTGCCGGGGATATGATCATCGGAGCCCTCCTTGATGCAGGAGCAGACGAAGAACTCGTTAGACGAGCGATGGCATCGGTCGTTGGTGAGCCGGTGATCACAAAGGTGAAGCGGAGGGGGATCACCGCGACGTATATTCAGACCTGCGCCGAAGACTGTACCCGGACTCTGGAAGAGGTGCTTGATCGTCTCTCCATGGCTGATGCGCCTGATGAGGCGAAAAATATGGCCGAACGGGTCTTCCAGAGGATTCATGCAGCCGAGGTGCGTGTTCATGGTGATCATCCCCATTTCCATGAGGTCGGAGCAGATGATGCAATAGCTGATGTGGTGGGTGCATGTACCGCGCTCCTCTCCCTCTCCCCTGATACCATCCCGGTCCTTCCCGTTCCGCTCGGTATGGGAACGATCAACTCCGCGCACGGCAGGATGCCGGTTCCAGCTCCGGCAACGGCATACATCCTTCAGGATTCGGGACTGACCGTCCGTCCTTCCATGGAGGAGACCGGGGAGCTGACCACCCCGACAGGTGCTGCACTCCTTGCCGAGTTTTTCTCCTCTTTTGCTGGGGAGGCTCCGGCTGATGGAACGATTGCATCCATCGGCTATGGTGCCGGTACCCGGGATCCCCCGGATCGCCCGAACATTCTGAGGGTGATGATCCTCGAGAGCGGGGGTTTTGGGGTCTGGGTCGATATCCTTGAGACGAATGTCGATGATGCGGATGGCGAGGTTATCGCAGCAACTATCGCCCGCCTTCACCGGGAAGGTGCCAGGGACGCCTCTGCCAGCCCCCTCATCATGAAGAAAGGGCGTCCCGGTCATCTCATCAGGGTTATCTGCCGCCAGGAGGACTCCGAACGACTCGCCCTGATCCTGGCAGAGGAGCTTGGAACACTCGGTGTCCGGTGCATCCCCTCGGTCCACCGGTTCATCGCAGATCGACGGTTTATCACCGTCAGGCTCCCTGAGGGGGATGAGATCGGGGTCAAGGTCGGTTCATGGAAGGGGGAGACCCTCACCGTCAAGGCGGAGTTTGATGCAGTTCTGGCGGCTGCTGTGAGACAGGGCCGCCCGGTTCGTGAGGTGAAGTGGCAGGCTGAGGATGCCGCACGGAAGGAGTTGGAGAGGTGGAGATAA
- a CDS encoding CDC48 family AAA ATPase: MPEVFLKVDSAYPEDLGGGKARLDPETMLALRVSPGDLVTIEGKKQTIAKVWRAMAKDWDQQKIRIDKFTRENASVAIGDRVKIKKIEAVIEAKEIVIAPPENIPPNLPISMEHAAQGLINFPVSIGDVVPIRAMMVPQLVEFKVISIEPEDAMIISRNTQIMISDKPAAGFEGLKRISYEDIGGLKDELQRLRETIELPIRHPELFKTLGIEPPKGVLLYGPPGTGKTLIARAVANESGAHFISIAGPEVISKYYGESEQRLREVFEEANENAPSIIFIDELDSIAPKREDVTGEVERRVVAQLLTMMDGLEERGQVVVIGATNRLDAIDPALRRPGRFDREIEIGVPPTADREEILNIHTRGMPLDETVRIDLIATQTHGFVGADLAALAREAAIRSLRRHLPMIDLEQESIPQEILDELKVTGNDFREAQREVSPSAMREVMLEGTNIRWSDIGGLASARQEIREAVELPLTERERFEELGIQPPKGVLLYGPPGTGKTLIAKAVATESGANFIPVKGPQLLSKWVGESERAVREIFKKGRQVAPSIIFFDEMDALTPARGASGEASHTIESVLNQILTEIDGIEEMRDVVVMGATNRPDIVDPALLRPGRFDRLVYIGEPDRKDREMIIRIHLRSMPVEGDLIEEWVDLLENLEYSCIISVFESIGTGSEVTTDAIRSAAADLPRKEERQLKRSEIRKLIFECIPRCDQQYSDPARTDLITKIADQTEGYVGSDLEGLCREAGMLAMREGVSRVAIRHFEAAFEKIHPTMNERLVEYYKRIQQHFKGGLPKQSQPIEYQ, translated from the coding sequence ATGCCTGAAGTTTTTCTGAAAGTCGATTCTGCCTATCCCGAAGACCTTGGTGGAGGGAAGGCACGGCTCGATCCTGAGACGATGCTTGCCCTCCGTGTCTCGCCGGGAGACCTTGTGACCATCGAAGGAAAGAAACAGACGATCGCAAAGGTCTGGAGAGCGATGGCAAAGGACTGGGATCAGCAGAAGATCCGGATCGATAAGTTCACCCGTGAGAACGCATCCGTCGCCATCGGGGATCGGGTTAAAATCAAAAAGATCGAGGCGGTCATCGAGGCGAAGGAGATAGTGATTGCGCCGCCTGAAAACATCCCCCCGAATCTCCCGATCAGCATGGAGCATGCTGCACAGGGGCTCATCAACTTTCCAGTCTCCATCGGCGATGTCGTTCCCATCAGGGCGATGATGGTACCACAGCTTGTTGAGTTCAAAGTCATCAGTATCGAGCCCGAGGATGCGATGATCATCTCCAGAAATACCCAGATAATGATATCTGACAAGCCGGCTGCCGGATTTGAAGGGCTCAAGCGGATCAGCTATGAGGATATCGGAGGGCTGAAGGATGAGCTCCAGCGGCTCAGGGAGACGATAGAACTCCCGATCCGTCACCCCGAGCTCTTCAAGACCCTGGGTATCGAGCCGCCAAAGGGTGTCCTCCTCTACGGACCTCCGGGAACCGGCAAGACCCTCATCGCACGTGCAGTCGCCAACGAGTCAGGTGCACATTTCATCTCAATCGCCGGACCGGAGGTGATCTCAAAGTACTACGGAGAGTCTGAACAGCGCCTCCGGGAGGTCTTTGAGGAGGCAAACGAGAATGCGCCATCGATCATCTTCATCGATGAGCTCGACTCGATCGCACCGAAGCGGGAAGATGTAACCGGAGAGGTCGAGCGTCGTGTCGTGGCACAGCTTCTGACGATGATGGACGGGCTTGAGGAGCGGGGGCAGGTCGTCGTCATCGGGGCGACGAACCGCCTCGATGCCATCGATCCCGCACTCCGGCGACCGGGCCGGTTCGATCGCGAGATCGAGATCGGGGTCCCCCCGACGGCCGACCGGGAGGAGATCCTGAACATTCATACCCGCGGAATGCCGCTTGACGAGACGGTCAGAATCGATCTGATTGCCACCCAGACACATGGATTTGTTGGTGCGGATCTTGCAGCCCTCGCCCGCGAGGCGGCGATTCGCTCACTCCGCCGTCATCTGCCGATGATCGATCTTGAACAGGAATCAATCCCCCAGGAGATCCTCGACGAGTTGAAAGTGACCGGAAATGACTTCCGGGAGGCACAGCGTGAGGTATCGCCGTCTGCCATGCGTGAGGTGATGCTTGAAGGTACCAATATCCGCTGGTCCGATATCGGTGGCCTTGCCTCAGCACGGCAGGAGATCCGCGAGGCAGTCGAACTCCCGCTGACCGAAAGGGAGAGATTTGAGGAACTCGGGATACAGCCACCAAAAGGTGTCCTCCTCTATGGACCCCCCGGAACAGGCAAGACCCTTATCGCAAAAGCGGTCGCGACCGAGTCAGGTGCAAACTTTATTCCAGTGAAGGGTCCGCAGCTCCTCTCAAAATGGGTTGGTGAGAGTGAGCGGGCGGTCAGGGAGATCTTCAAGAAAGGAAGGCAGGTTGCGCCATCGATCATCTTCTTCGATGAGATGGATGCCCTGACACCGGCCAGGGGAGCCTCAGGGGAGGCATCCCACACCATCGAGAGCGTCCTCAACCAGATCCTCACCGAGATCGACGGGATCGAGGAGATGCGGGACGTCGTTGTGATGGGCGCGACGAACAGGCCGGATATCGTCGATCCCGCCCTTCTTCGCCCAGGGAGATTTGACCGGCTCGTCTATATCGGGGAGCCTGACAGAAAGGACCGTGAGATGATCATCAGGATCCATCTCAGGAGTATGCCGGTCGAGGGAGATCTCATCGAGGAATGGGTTGATCTCCTCGAGAACCTCGAGTATAGTTGTATCATTTCGGTCTTTGAGTCGATCGGAACCGGATCAGAGGTGACAACTGATGCGATCCGATCCGCGGCAGCGGATCTTCCACGAAAAGAGGAGAGGCAACTGAAGCGATCGGAGATCAGGAAGCTCATCTTCGAATGTATCCCAAGATGTGATCAGCAGTATTCAGATCCTGCCCGTACTGATCTCATCACAAAGATTGCAGACCAGACGGAAGGATACGTCGGATCTGACCTCGAAGGGCTCTGCAGGGAGGCAGGGATGCTTGCGATGCGTGAGGGAGTATCCAGGGTTGCTATCAGGCATTTCGAAGCGGCATTTGAGAAGATCCACCCCACAATGAATGAACGCCTGGTAGAATACTATAAACGAATCCAGCAACACTTCAAGGGCGGTCTTCCAAAGCAGTCACAACCGATTGAGTACCAGTAA